The Spirosoma radiotolerans genome has a window encoding:
- a CDS encoding TonB-dependent receptor, translating into MRLAGFRTTGWLFILTVISFVSFRPYNDEFIQRLVEQFRLYSSQHPTEKVYIHIDRDAYLIGETVWLKGYIFDGKTHEADTLSNVLYVDLVDLKARRVRLRMQLRATNSYAPGQLLLPDSLPSGSYQLRGYTNFMRNYPDAFFFTKTVTILRADEPGTALRNPTIIPKPDVQFLPEGGQLVNGLTSRVAFKVVNSAGHGLAVKGFVLDAKKDTVIGFKTTHLGMGYFMVKPEPNQVYTAFVPLADGTLASYPMPPAQEQGVVMQVENLTNKDNVLVYLMNNKTVIDSSATLTLVAQARGHIIQAAKVPLSRKTAMIRLPRAAFPEGVAQLTVFDEAHKPVCERLVFINKNEQLNVAVVADKAVYKNREQVNLTITTQNADGKPVPANLSLAAVDAKLAPEADSNGATIRSHLLLSSDLTGTIEQPDIYFNPANRDRWLQLDLLLLTQGWRRFAWTDVLAGTVPPNQYPIERGLSLTGRVVRPNQKDIGGKVKLTFIIAKKDSTRDVLAGDTDESGKFMAYGLDFTDTTTVLIQGLKGSANRNLVITLDQLLKPTVTLIQVPYNPMEFRADELAEFIRRTKEYQEIERQIKRNGEVLLQAVTVKAKKAEERDSRVIYGTPDATIKFDQMNTAGRLTILDVIQGRIAGVQVTGNGFNARVQIRGAANFNGPVEPLFVLDGMPMDLQAIMGISVQDVDRVDVLKGASAAIYGSRASGGVISILTKRGKVDYDLSKEVVPGTLLAKLPGYAPVRAFYAPRYDVKKPEHIRPDYRTTLFWSPMIQTDAEGKATVSFFASDAKTDLRIRVEGATFAGMPGVGKHNVRVE; encoded by the coding sequence ATGCGTTTGGCTGGTTTTCGCACAACTGGATGGCTATTTATTTTAACGGTTATTTCATTTGTTTCTTTTCGACCTTACAATGATGAATTCATCCAACGATTAGTCGAACAATTTCGTCTTTATAGCAGCCAGCATCCTACCGAGAAAGTGTATATTCATATCGACCGGGATGCGTACCTGATTGGCGAAACTGTCTGGTTGAAAGGCTACATTTTTGATGGGAAAACCCACGAAGCCGACACGCTTAGTAACGTTTTATATGTCGATCTGGTTGATCTGAAAGCCCGGCGGGTTCGGCTGCGAATGCAGCTTAGGGCTACCAATAGTTACGCGCCCGGCCAACTCCTGCTGCCCGATTCGCTGCCTTCAGGTTCTTACCAACTCCGGGGCTATACCAACTTCATGCGGAATTACCCGGATGCCTTTTTCTTTACAAAAACGGTAACCATTCTGCGGGCGGATGAGCCAGGTACGGCGCTACGTAACCCAACCATAATCCCCAAACCTGATGTGCAATTTCTGCCCGAAGGCGGGCAATTGGTCAATGGGCTAACGAGTCGTGTTGCGTTTAAAGTGGTTAACTCGGCGGGGCATGGGCTGGCCGTAAAAGGATTCGTGCTCGATGCTAAAAAAGATACGGTTATCGGTTTTAAAACTACCCATTTGGGGATGGGTTATTTTATGGTCAAGCCGGAACCCAATCAAGTATATACGGCCTTCGTGCCCCTCGCCGACGGAACCCTGGCTAGTTATCCAATGCCTCCAGCGCAGGAGCAGGGCGTGGTGATGCAGGTTGAAAACCTGACTAATAAAGACAATGTCCTGGTCTATCTGATGAACAACAAAACGGTCATCGATTCGTCGGCTACGTTGACACTCGTGGCTCAGGCACGCGGGCATATCATTCAGGCGGCCAAAGTGCCTTTATCCCGCAAAACGGCGATGATCCGGTTACCGAGGGCCGCCTTCCCCGAAGGTGTGGCGCAGCTAACGGTATTCGACGAGGCCCACAAGCCGGTTTGTGAACGGCTGGTGTTTATCAATAAAAATGAGCAATTGAATGTTGCGGTAGTTGCTGATAAAGCCGTCTACAAAAATCGTGAACAGGTTAATTTAACCATTACAACCCAAAACGCGGACGGCAAGCCCGTTCCGGCGAACCTGTCGCTGGCGGCTGTTGATGCCAAACTCGCACCCGAAGCTGATTCAAATGGCGCAACGATTCGGTCGCATCTGCTGCTGTCGTCAGATCTGACTGGTACCATCGAACAGCCCGATATATACTTTAATCCGGCTAATAGAGACCGGTGGCTGCAACTGGATTTACTACTGTTGACCCAAGGCTGGCGTCGGTTTGCCTGGACGGATGTGCTGGCCGGAACCGTGCCCCCAAACCAATATCCAATAGAAAGAGGGCTATCCTTGACGGGGCGGGTGGTACGCCCTAATCAGAAAGACATTGGCGGAAAAGTGAAGCTGACGTTTATTATCGCTAAAAAAGACAGCACCCGGGATGTGCTCGCGGGCGACACAGATGAATCCGGGAAGTTTATGGCCTATGGGCTGGATTTTACCGATACCACAACCGTGCTGATTCAGGGCTTGAAAGGAAGCGCCAATCGAAACCTGGTTATCACCCTCGATCAACTCCTGAAGCCAACGGTCACCCTCATTCAGGTTCCGTATAACCCGATGGAGTTCCGGGCTGATGAACTAGCCGAGTTTATCCGGCGAACGAAAGAATACCAGGAAATCGAGCGTCAGATAAAGCGGAATGGCGAAGTTCTGTTGCAGGCGGTTACGGTGAAAGCGAAAAAAGCGGAAGAACGCGATTCGCGGGTTATTTACGGCACACCCGACGCGACAATTAAGTTTGACCAGATGAACACGGCCGGGCGACTGACCATTCTGGACGTAATCCAGGGGCGAATTGCGGGTGTACAGGTAACAGGAAATGGATTTAATGCCAGAGTGCAGATTCGCGGAGCTGCTAATTTCAATGGACCCGTAGAACCTCTGTTTGTACTGGATGGAATGCCTATGGATCTACAGGCAATTATGGGTATTTCGGTACAGGATGTGGATCGTGTGGATGTGCTGAAAGGCGCATCGGCGGCTATTTACGGCTCAAGGGCGTCAGGGGGCGTTATTTCTATTCTTACCAAACGAGGGAAGGTCGACTATGATTTATCAAAAGAGGTAGTGCCGGGTACATTGCTTGCTAAACTGCCCGGCTATGCGCCCGTCCGCGCGTTTTATGCACCCCGCTACGATGTTAAAAAGCCGGAACACATCAGGCCCGACTATCGAACGACGTTGTTCTGGAGCCCCATGATTCAGACTGATGCAGAGGGAAAAGCAACTGTCTCCTTCTTCGCATCCGATGCGAAAACAGACCTGCGCATTCGGGTTGAGGGAGCCACGTTTGCCGGAATGCCAGGTGTGGGGAAACATAACGTGCGGGTCGAATAA
- a CDS encoding oxidoreductase has translation MTIPTQKTALILGATGLIGNLLTRQLVNSPIYTNIKVLVRKSLTWQHPRLQEIQFEFDHPNGLLTQADDIFCCLGTTMKKAGSKDAFQKVDYKYPLEIARLGLENGAQQFAIVTSMGADPESSFFYNRVKGEVERDLARLNYPTLLIYRPSLLIGNRGENRLGERLAEGAMRLFKPLIPAKYRGIDAAKVATAMITTTQEGLTGKHIFESDVLQNF, from the coding sequence ATGACTATACCTACCCAAAAAACAGCTCTAATCCTCGGTGCAACAGGTCTGATCGGTAATCTTTTAACCAGACAGTTGGTCAATTCACCTATTTACACCAATATTAAAGTTTTGGTCCGCAAATCGTTAACCTGGCAACACCCTCGTTTACAGGAAATTCAATTTGAATTTGATCACCCCAATGGACTTTTGACGCAGGCTGATGATATTTTTTGCTGCCTGGGAACAACCATGAAAAAAGCCGGTTCAAAAGATGCTTTCCAAAAAGTAGATTATAAATATCCGCTTGAAATCGCTCGTTTGGGTTTAGAAAATGGGGCTCAACAATTTGCTATTGTTACGTCGATGGGCGCTGACCCTGAATCATCCTTTTTTTATAATCGGGTCAAAGGTGAAGTCGAGCGTGATCTGGCCCGTCTGAACTACCCAACCCTGCTGATTTACAGACCCTCTCTTCTGATTGGGAACCGCGGAGAGAACCGATTAGGCGAACGTTTGGCAGAAGGCGCAATGCGGTTATTCAAACCCCTGATTCCGGCTAAATACAGAGGCATTGATGCCGCTAAAGTGGCGACAGCCATGATTACAACTACCCAGGAAGGCTTGACGGGCAAGCATATTTTCGAATCAGACGTTTTGCAGAATTTTTAA
- a CDS encoding DUF6786 family protein — MHKIIAFVWLGLVVACSGRKSATSDAQTNSPTMETKSPDSSAYAEDRRFLQKHHPDLVELQLGEAHALVCPAYQGRVMTSSADGKASYGWINYDLIESGKLLPHMNAFGGEDRFWLGPEGGQFALYFKKGDPFDAAHWQTPAAIDSEPFRLIANTNTSATFSRDVSLTNYSGTRFDINIERTVRLLNKAAIDKLLATNTDSLKVVGIQSDNVITNKGKQAWTPETGMPSIWILGMMNASPKATIIVPFRPGAGQPINDSYFGKVPSDRLRVGKTSALFTADAGYRSKIGVSPMRATNWLGSYDPKTETLTLVNYDFDPKDRQYVNSAWAQQKEPFAGDVINAYNDGPMKPGQPQMGTFYELESSSPAAQAAPGGKQQHRHTTIHIQGDRSQLSKLATQYLATDLSTL; from the coding sequence ATGCACAAAATTATTGCTTTTGTTTGGCTGGGTTTAGTCGTGGCTTGTTCGGGCCGGAAGTCGGCAACCAGCGATGCGCAAACCAATAGCCCCACAATGGAAACCAAATCACCTGATTCCAGCGCGTACGCCGAAGACCGGCGGTTTTTGCAGAAACACCATCCGGATTTGGTCGAGCTACAGCTTGGCGAGGCACATGCGCTTGTTTGTCCGGCTTATCAGGGCCGGGTGATGACCAGTAGTGCAGATGGAAAAGCCAGTTATGGCTGGATTAACTATGACCTGATTGAGTCTGGCAAATTGCTGCCGCACATGAATGCGTTCGGGGGCGAAGATCGGTTCTGGCTCGGTCCCGAAGGTGGTCAGTTCGCCTTATATTTCAAAAAAGGGGATCCGTTCGACGCGGCCCATTGGCAAACACCAGCGGCTATTGATTCGGAGCCATTTAGGCTGATAGCCAACACAAATACTTCTGCCACGTTTTCCCGCGATGTATCACTGACTAATTATTCCGGAACCCGCTTTGACATTAACATCGAGCGAACCGTTCGGTTATTGAATAAAGCAGCCATTGATAAGTTGTTAGCTACAAATACAGATTCGCTTAAGGTCGTTGGCATTCAATCCGATAATGTCATCACAAACAAAGGCAAACAGGCCTGGACACCCGAAACGGGTATGCCATCTATCTGGATTTTGGGAATGATGAATGCGTCCCCCAAGGCAACGATTATTGTACCATTTCGGCCAGGAGCGGGGCAACCCATTAACGACTCGTATTTTGGCAAAGTACCGTCAGATCGACTGCGCGTGGGGAAAACGTCGGCGTTATTTACGGCCGATGCCGGGTACCGGAGTAAGATTGGCGTATCGCCCATGCGGGCGACCAATTGGCTGGGCAGTTACGATCCGAAGACAGAAACGTTGACGCTGGTAAATTACGACTTCGACCCAAAAGACCGACAATATGTGAATTCGGCCTGGGCGCAGCAAAAAGAACCGTTTGCGGGCGATGTAATCAATGCCTATAATGATGGTCCGATGAAGCCCGGTCAACCGCAAATGGGTACCTTTTATGAGTTAGAATCCTCATCGCCAGCGGCACAGGCCGCACCCGGTGGTAAGCAGCAGCATCGGCATACTACAATTCATATTCAGGGTGATCGAAGCCAGCTAAGTAAACTGGCTACCCAGTACCTGGCGACCGATTTGTCAACCTTATAA
- a CDS encoding GNAT family N-acetyltransferase, producing the protein MPTQSTLPTDVYVRDATEQDASIIYDFICLLEDSILDVNAFNAIYQHNLANPNVHYLVAERSGVVLGFVSCHVQYLLHHTGKVGEIQELFVRPELRSQGIGRQLVAALNMLALQENFINLEVTTNQKRLDTIRFYERELFIRTHLKLVKPLHA; encoded by the coding sequence GTGCCTACCCAATCTACTTTACCAACGGATGTATACGTCCGGGACGCTACTGAACAGGACGCTTCCATTATTTATGACTTTATCTGTTTGCTGGAAGATAGTATCCTGGATGTAAACGCGTTCAACGCTATTTACCAGCACAATCTTGCCAACCCGAATGTCCATTATTTAGTGGCCGAACGATCGGGCGTAGTGCTCGGCTTTGTGAGTTGCCATGTACAATACCTACTACATCATACCGGTAAAGTTGGCGAAATACAGGAACTGTTCGTTCGGCCGGAGCTTCGAAGTCAGGGCATTGGGCGCCAACTTGTGGCCGCGCTGAATATGCTAGCGCTACAGGAAAACTTCATCAATCTGGAAGTGACGACCAACCAAAAGCGTCTCGATACAATCCGATTTTACGAACGCGAACTATTTATCCGAACGCACCTTAAACTAGTTAAACCCCTACACGCCTGA
- a CDS encoding serine hydrolase produces the protein MRFTFLCLLFITNALLTNGQSSSTRDVTLERQLRAALTGFRGEAGIYVHNLRTGKTVAINADTLFPTASTIKIPIQCGLFDKIHKGELKYGNPIVYKDSLHYDDGIVGSLKDGAKIPLNEVVMLMETVSDNTGSLWCQALAGGGSTINAWLDANGFHQTRVNSRTPGREAHRTRYGWGQTTPREMADLMTYIRQGRAVSPDASEEMYRNLGRQFWDNDGLSQIPPEIKTACKNGAVNQSRSEVVFVHAPHGEYVYCIMTKNQKDETWERTNEGFVLLRTVSAILWHHFEPKSTWKPAPGYEKWW, from the coding sequence ATGCGCTTTACGTTCCTGTGCCTGCTGTTCATAACAAATGCTCTTCTGACGAATGGGCAATCCTCCTCAACGCGTGACGTAACGCTTGAACGCCAGCTCCGGGCGGCCCTGACTGGCTTTCGGGGTGAGGCCGGTATTTACGTCCATAATTTACGAACCGGAAAAACCGTCGCCATCAACGCCGATACGCTGTTTCCGACCGCCAGCACGATTAAGATTCCCATTCAATGCGGTCTGTTTGACAAAATTCATAAAGGCGAACTGAAGTACGGTAATCCAATCGTTTATAAAGACTCGTTACATTACGATGACGGGATTGTTGGTTCCCTGAAAGATGGGGCCAAAATCCCACTTAATGAGGTAGTTATGCTTATGGAAACTGTCAGTGATAACACCGGTAGCCTCTGGTGCCAGGCGCTTGCGGGAGGAGGTTCAACGATTAACGCCTGGCTCGATGCCAACGGGTTTCACCAGACGCGCGTTAACTCCCGAACCCCAGGCCGCGAAGCCCACCGAACCCGCTATGGGTGGGGCCAAACGACCCCACGCGAAATGGCTGACCTGATGACCTACATTCGACAAGGCCGCGCGGTTAGCCCCGATGCCAGTGAAGAAATGTACAGAAATCTGGGACGTCAATTTTGGGACAATGACGGTTTATCCCAAATTCCGCCCGAGATAAAAACGGCCTGTAAGAATGGGGCGGTCAACCAGTCCCGTTCGGAAGTTGTGTTTGTGCATGCCCCGCATGGCGAATACGTTTATTGCATCATGACCAAAAACCAGAAAGATGAAACCTGGGAGCGTACGAATGAAGGGTTCGTGCTCTTACGCACTGTCTCGGCCATTCTATGGCATCATTTTGAGCCGAAGTCGACCTGGAAACCAGCACCAGGCTACGAAAAGTGGTGGTAG
- the atpH gene encoding ATP synthase F1 subunit delta, producing the protein MAIDTVAARYAKSLLDLAQEQGLTETMYKDMQFFKNTVDQSRPLMLMLKNPIVRAEKKSAVIKAAFTNRVNPVTMAFFEIIAKKNREGIMDAVAEQFIKQYNKLKSIERATVITTVPLTAPQREKFKAMVLQSTGGKLVELEEKLDSNLIGGYVLRLGDRQVDGSIRSQLNDLRLKFLN; encoded by the coding sequence ATGGCAATTGATACAGTAGCGGCTCGCTACGCCAAGTCGTTGTTAGATCTGGCGCAAGAACAGGGGCTGACCGAGACGATGTATAAGGACATGCAGTTCTTCAAAAACACAGTTGACCAAAGCCGTCCGCTGATGTTAATGCTGAAGAACCCAATCGTTCGTGCTGAGAAAAAAAGTGCCGTCATTAAAGCGGCTTTCACCAATCGGGTGAACCCGGTCACGATGGCGTTTTTTGAGATTATCGCCAAGAAAAATCGGGAAGGTATCATGGATGCCGTTGCCGAGCAGTTCATTAAGCAGTACAATAAATTGAAGAGTATCGAGCGGGCTACCGTCATAACGACAGTGCCATTGACAGCTCCCCAACGGGAGAAATTCAAGGCAATGGTTCTTCAATCGACAGGTGGTAAACTGGTTGAATTAGAAGAAAAATTAGATTCAAACTTAATTGGTGGATACGTTCTTCGCTTAGGTGATCGGCAGGTTGACGGTTCAATCCGCAGCCAGTTGAACGATCTACGATTGAAGTTTTTGAATTAA
- a CDS encoding F0F1 ATP synthase subunit B, translated as MDLLTPDLGLLFWQVVVFLGLFLILRAFAWKPITESLSERENNIQSALDLAEKTRLEMTALKADNEKLLAQARVERDAILRGAKEAADKMIADSRDKASVEGQRILEQARESMNNERQALIAQMKKEVVTLSLDIAEKVLRKELSDKSSQEKLVTDLVSNSRLN; from the coding sequence ATGGACTTACTTACCCCCGATTTAGGTCTTTTATTCTGGCAGGTAGTTGTTTTCCTTGGCCTGTTCCTCATCCTTCGTGCTTTTGCCTGGAAACCCATTACGGAGAGCCTGAGCGAACGCGAAAATAACATTCAAAGTGCGCTTGACCTGGCCGAAAAAACCCGGCTCGAAATGACGGCTTTGAAAGCGGACAACGAAAAATTGCTGGCCCAGGCTCGTGTCGAGCGGGATGCTATCCTGCGTGGCGCGAAAGAAGCCGCTGACAAAATGATCGCCGATTCTCGTGATAAAGCATCTGTCGAAGGACAACGGATTCTGGAGCAGGCGCGCGAGTCGATGAATAACGAGCGTCAGGCATTGATCGCCCAAATGAAAAAAGAAGTCGTTACGCTTTCCCTCGACATTGCTGAAAAAGTACTTCGTAAAGAACTCAGCGATAAATCATCGCAGGAGAAACTGGTAACGGACCTGGTCTCTAATTCACGCTTAAACTAA
- the atpE gene encoding ATP synthase F0 subunit C has translation MFAMLFSMLLEATGSVSVMGAAIGAGLAAIGAGLGIGKIGGSAMEGIARQPEAAGRIQTAMLIIAALIEAVALFAAVICLLVATA, from the coding sequence ATGTTCGCAATGTTGTTTTCTATGCTGTTAGAAGCTACGGGTAGTGTTTCAGTTATGGGTGCTGCCATTGGCGCTGGTTTAGCGGCTATCGGTGCTGGTCTTGGTATCGGTAAAATTGGTGGTAGCGCTATGGAAGGTATTGCTCGTCAGCCAGAAGCGGCTGGTCGTATCCAAACGGCCATGCTGATCATCGCGGCTCTTATCGAAGCCGTGGCTCTGTTCGCAGCTGTAATTTGTCTGCTTGTTGCTACGGCTTAA
- the atpB gene encoding F0F1 ATP synthase subunit A produces MMRSTIKKVLLATALILSSLVGAQAQEHDHEGEAHAKQEGEAHATNKKFDVGSMIMHHIKDDHGWEFAHGVTLPLPVILYSKDRGLEVFSSANLAHEATYNGYKNVHGKIHRVNEAGEVDHEAKVYNFSITKNVASLLLSAVIMLLVFSAVSRGYAKNKGKAPSGIQSFLEPIILFVRDEIAKPSIGPKYTKYLPYLLTLFFFILVNNLLGLLPGAANLTGNITVTLVLAVITFLIVTFSGNKHYWMHILKPTGVPVALLPIMIPVEIVGVFMKPLSLMIRLFANITAGHIIILSLLGLIFMANNMGGMGTSVAISPVVLFFTLFLNLIELLVAFLQAFIFTLLTAMYIGSAVEDHHEADHGIGFEGTTSELG; encoded by the coding sequence ATGATGCGTTCGACAATTAAGAAAGTTTTGTTAGCAACGGCTCTCATTCTGAGTTCGTTAGTAGGTGCACAGGCACAGGAGCATGACCACGAGGGTGAAGCGCATGCCAAACAGGAAGGCGAAGCACACGCCACGAATAAGAAATTCGATGTGGGATCGATGATCATGCACCACATTAAAGACGATCACGGTTGGGAGTTCGCCCACGGTGTTACGCTGCCATTACCCGTCATTCTGTATTCTAAGGATCGTGGTCTGGAAGTCTTTTCTTCGGCAAACTTAGCCCACGAAGCTACTTACAATGGCTACAAGAATGTACACGGCAAAATTCACCGGGTCAATGAAGCGGGCGAGGTTGATCACGAAGCGAAAGTCTATAACTTCTCGATCACTAAGAACGTAGCGTCGTTGTTATTAAGCGCTGTTATTATGTTGCTTGTTTTCTCGGCAGTTAGCCGGGGTTATGCAAAAAATAAGGGCAAAGCTCCCAGTGGAATTCAGTCGTTTCTGGAGCCGATCATCCTGTTCGTTCGGGACGAAATTGCCAAGCCAAGCATTGGGCCTAAGTACACCAAATATCTGCCCTACCTATTGACGTTGTTCTTCTTCATTCTGGTGAACAACCTCCTCGGTCTGCTGCCCGGTGCGGCTAACCTGACAGGTAACATTACGGTTACGCTGGTTCTGGCGGTTATTACCTTCCTGATCGTTACGTTCAGTGGTAACAAGCATTACTGGATGCACATCCTGAAGCCAACGGGTGTTCCGGTCGCGCTGCTGCCGATCATGATCCCGGTTGAGATCGTCGGTGTGTTCATGAAGCCTTTGTCGCTCATGATCCGGTTATTTGCCAACATTACAGCGGGTCACATTATCATCCTGAGTTTGCTGGGTCTTATTTTCATGGCCAACAACATGGGTGGTATGGGAACAAGTGTGGCGATTAGCCCCGTCGTTCTGTTCTTTACACTGTTCCTGAACCTGATCGAACTGCTGGTCGCTTTTCTACAGGCGTTTATTTTCACGCTGCTTACCGCCATGTATATCGGTAGTGCGGTAGAGGATCACCACGAAGCTGATCATGGTATCGGTTTTGAAGGCACAACGTCGGAGTTAGGGTAA
- a CDS encoding AtpZ/AtpI family protein, which produces MENTPDQPNHNPADKPVREEGSLRKATEKTTSFVQFSGIAFQMLGTIGLGVYAGMKIDAWQNNHRPVWTIVLSLTAIGASLYLFIRQLTKR; this is translated from the coding sequence ATGGAAAACACACCCGACCAACCCAACCACAATCCTGCGGATAAACCTGTTCGGGAAGAGGGTTCACTGAGAAAGGCCACCGAGAAAACAACATCGTTTGTTCAGTTTAGCGGAATTGCCTTCCAGATGCTGGGCACAATTGGACTGGGTGTTTATGCCGGTATGAAGATAGATGCCTGGCAAAATAATCATCGGCCTGTCTGGACAATTGTTCTATCCTTAACGGCCATTGGCGCTTCTCTCTACTTATTTATTCGCCAATTAACAAAAAGATAG
- the porW gene encoding type IX secretion system periplasmic lipoprotein PorW/SprE → MSRYLRTVPFLLLPAVLFLTAGLVSCSQYSTKPVSKGYHNLTAHFNAYVIARDQINQAEQIIFKARQENYNQLMPILLPVDSMGMQPVKPQIDDAIKKASIIPERHQNSKWLDDAYVLIGRARLIKQDLPNAIEVFKYVNTKGTNEDDKHTALVGLMRAYVEGNDYTNALNVAEYLRNQPLNKLNTRDFYLTKAYLHERQGEYAVAAGILDATFPMLKKGESTARLHLIAGQLYDLIGQPTKAVDHYRQVLKSRPTYDQSFYANLYAIQSNGLTGDQKRIAQSAETFENLLNDRKNVDLKDKVYFTMGLLEARSGRVDKAIKYYSQSIQAAGTNTTQVPYTYLEIGKLYFEKKSDYNHAKVYYDSALALMPKQSPDYAALLNRKKILDDFVLYKTTIQTEDSLLALSKLDAAALDRVFDKTIAQREKEDKAQAALAQQIIDQATRGGGSSMPGATNSNLQPAERWVLYNPVALSQGKQEFAVRWGNRPLEDNWRRSNKETSGAMAADNSPLNGASPANSVNPNAPLQPADATVGGIPVALNSPAATQKAQKDAMRAKVPFSKEAQAMANQRIENALYKLGKLYKFELNQPADAIPTFEQLLTRYPNTLQKPEVYYLLHLSNEQLGKTSPWKDKLLAEYPNTSYARLTGKVAAQTTDSEAQALKTYTTIYELYKANNNVEALTRADAALGSFAGSQLEDKLALLRLMLVGKVKSVDDYRQAMNEFIRDYPGSQLLPRVKEMQAAADLLTAKRK, encoded by the coding sequence ATGTCCCGCTATTTACGCACCGTCCCCTTTCTACTACTTCCAGCGGTACTTTTTCTGACTGCTGGCCTGGTGTCATGCTCGCAGTACAGTACAAAGCCCGTTAGCAAAGGATATCATAACCTAACGGCCCATTTTAATGCGTACGTGATTGCGCGGGACCAGATCAACCAGGCCGAACAGATCATCTTCAAGGCGAGACAGGAGAATTATAACCAACTGATGCCCATTCTCCTCCCGGTCGATTCGATGGGTATGCAGCCGGTGAAGCCCCAGATCGACGACGCGATCAAGAAAGCATCCATTATTCCCGAACGACATCAGAATAGCAAATGGCTCGATGACGCCTATGTGCTGATTGGTCGGGCACGGCTGATAAAACAGGATTTGCCAAATGCGATAGAAGTATTTAAGTACGTCAATACCAAAGGAACCAACGAAGACGATAAACATACGGCACTGGTTGGGTTGATGCGGGCCTATGTGGAGGGAAATGATTACACCAATGCGCTGAATGTGGCGGAGTACCTTCGCAACCAGCCGCTTAACAAACTAAATACCCGCGATTTTTACCTGACAAAAGCCTATTTGCACGAACGACAGGGCGAGTATGCCGTCGCGGCTGGTATTCTGGACGCTACGTTTCCGATGTTGAAAAAAGGAGAGTCGACGGCACGGCTTCACCTTATTGCCGGTCAATTATATGATTTGATCGGCCAGCCCACTAAAGCTGTTGATCATTACCGACAGGTGCTAAAATCCCGGCCCACGTATGACCAGTCATTCTACGCAAACCTCTACGCCATTCAAAGCAACGGCCTGACGGGTGATCAGAAGCGAATAGCCCAGTCGGCCGAAACGTTCGAAAATCTTCTCAATGACCGGAAGAACGTTGACCTGAAAGATAAAGTCTACTTTACCATGGGTCTGCTCGAAGCGCGCAGTGGTCGTGTTGATAAGGCCATTAAGTATTATAGCCAGTCCATTCAGGCGGCAGGCACCAATACAACTCAGGTGCCTTACACCTACTTAGAGATTGGCAAGCTGTATTTCGAAAAGAAATCCGATTACAATCACGCGAAGGTGTATTACGACAGTGCTTTGGCGCTCATGCCCAAGCAATCGCCGGACTATGCCGCCTTATTAAATCGCAAAAAAATACTCGACGATTTTGTTCTGTACAAAACGACGATACAAACCGAGGATAGTTTGCTGGCGTTGTCAAAATTAGATGCCGCAGCGCTTGATCGCGTATTTGACAAGACCATCGCTCAACGAGAAAAAGAAGATAAAGCCCAGGCGGCACTGGCCCAGCAGATCATTGACCAGGCCACCCGAGGTGGTGGTAGTTCAATGCCGGGTGCAACGAACTCAAACCTGCAACCGGCTGAACGTTGGGTACTTTACAATCCGGTTGCCCTGAGCCAGGGAAAACAGGAATTCGCGGTGCGCTGGGGAAACAGACCCCTCGAAGACAATTGGCGTCGGAGCAATAAAGAAACATCGGGAGCCATGGCAGCAGATAATAGTCCATTGAATGGTGCGTCGCCGGCCAATTCAGTGAATCCGAACGCTCCTTTACAACCGGCGGATGCAACAGTAGGCGGTATACCTGTTGCCCTAAATAGCCCTGCCGCTACACAGAAAGCGCAGAAAGACGCGATGAGGGCTAAAGTTCCTTTCTCAAAAGAAGCTCAGGCGATGGCAAACCAACGGATCGAGAATGCGTTGTATAAACTAGGCAAGCTCTACAAATTTGAACTCAACCAGCCCGCCGATGCGATCCCAACGTTTGAGCAACTCTTAACGCGCTACCCGAATACGCTTCAAAAACCGGAAGTTTATTATTTGTTGCATCTCTCCAATGAGCAACTTGGGAAAACATCTCCCTGGAAAGATAAACTACTGGCCGAGTATCCAAATACGTCCTACGCCCGTTTAACGGGAAAGGTAGCCGCCCAGACAACCGATTCCGAAGCGCAGGCCCTGAAAACATACACCACTATTTATGAACTTTACAAGGCAAATAACAACGTTGAAGCACTTACTCGTGCCGATGCAGCGCTTGGTAGTTTTGCCGGGAGCCAGTTGGAAGATAAGCTGGCTTTACTAAGGCTTATGTTAGTCGGTAAAGTAAAAAGCGTAGATGATTATCGGCAGGCAATGAATGAGTTTATTCGCGATTATCCAGGTAGCCAGCTATTGCCTCGTGTGAAGGAAATGCAGGCAGCTGCCGATCTGTTAACAGCGAAGAGAAAATGA